A part of Oncorhynchus masou masou isolate Uvic2021 chromosome 30, UVic_Omas_1.1, whole genome shotgun sequence genomic DNA contains:
- the nanog gene encoding homeobox protein NANOG, with product MADWKLPVSYNPSYHAFAYGLMYQTGPEQNHPNISGWAEAVYNSGVSGGYHQQAPHQSPPRNPEHGNSHYPGPVMYLGDPQSHTPSGGLFIPHNRTPFDQPPKGIEQPDSWTSEKVYPQTNPATWVKRELEEEMESGSPDGSELVSSSYPENASVQILGSEDNAPPSLPLPLPEKADKDTPKQKARTAFSTGQMDALTHRFNMQRYLSPAEMKALAGLTGLTYKQVKTWFQNRRMKLKRHQKDNGWESVGYPNPGYPNMPPRPQFQGEAQKQILDHHSNTQRFQDAMFKKSPQQNLPYYTGGYPQPSASPSQAPARPLGNWPLPPATTH from the exons ATGGCAGATTGGAAGTTACCAGTGAGCTACAATCCATCCTACCATGCTTTTGCCTATGGTCTCATGTACCAAACAGGGCCTGAGCAAAATCATCCCAACATCTCCGGCTGGGCAGAGGCCGTTTACAACTCTGGGGTCAGTGGCGGCTACCACCAGCAAGCTCCGCATCAATCCCCACCCAGGAATCCCGAACATGGCAATTCCCACTACCCAGGTCCTGTCATGTATCTCGGGGACCCTCAGAGCCATACTCCGAGTGGAGGCCTTTTCATCCCCCACAACCGGACTCCGTTTGATCAACCCCCGAAGGGGATCGAGCAGCCAG ATTCTTGGACTTCGGAGAAAGTCTATCCTCAAACCAACCCTGCCACCTGGGTGAAAAGGGAGTTGGAAGAGGAGATGGAAAGTGGAAGCCCAGATGGTAGTGAGCTTGTCTCCAGCTCCTATCCAGAGAACGCAAGCGTACAAATTCTGGGGAGTGAGGACAACGCCCCACCGTCTTTGCCCTTGCCTCTCCCGGAAAAAGCGGACAAGGACACCCCCAAACAAAAAGCTCGGACTGCTTTTTCAACAGGCCAGATGGATGCCCTGACCCATCGGTTTAACATGCAGAGGTACCTCTCCCCTGCTGAGATGAAGGCCCTGGCTGGACTGACGGGGCTAACTTACAAACAG GTAAAAACTTGGTTCCAGAATCGCAGGATGAAACTGAAAAGGCACCAGAAAGACAACGGTTGGGAATCTGTTGGGTATCCAAACCCTGGCTACCCAAACATGCCACCACGCCCTCAG TTTCAGGGAGAAGCCCAAAAACAGATTCTGGATCATCACTCCAACACTCAACGGTTCCAAGATGCCATGTTCAAGAAGAGCCCCCAGCAGAACCTGCCTTACTACACAGGTGGATACCCCCAGCCATCCGCCTCTCCCTCTCAGGCCCCTGCGAGGCCCCTGGGCAACTGGCCCCTGCCACCAGCCACGACCCACTAA